One region of Baekduia soli genomic DNA includes:
- a CDS encoding DUF4097 family beta strand repeat-containing protein has translation MSTARIVLLAALGLLVLSGSVFALSEALRRDRRSRDAIAQPVHRIVVRADAGDVDIRAGLTGGVVIARHDTWLLDRPTVRESVAGGTLTVDTRCGGLRSLLRCRTDLVIDAPPEVDVTVRTDTGDVDLRGLSGKADVQTGSGDIRTHRLNPVTVRAMTDAGNVSLDLFGEPTRTEARSDAGNVRVTVPYGPYRVDATTDAGNVKVEGVIRDDLAPQAIEALTAAGDITVRAR, from the coding sequence GTGTCGACCGCGAGGATCGTCCTGCTGGCCGCGCTGGGCCTGCTCGTGCTGAGCGGGTCCGTGTTCGCGCTGTCGGAGGCCCTGCGCCGCGACCGCCGCAGCCGTGACGCCATCGCCCAGCCCGTGCACCGCATCGTCGTGCGCGCCGACGCCGGGGACGTCGACATCCGTGCCGGCCTGACCGGCGGCGTGGTCATCGCCCGCCACGACACCTGGCTGCTGGACCGGCCGACGGTCCGCGAGAGCGTGGCCGGCGGCACGCTGACCGTCGACACGCGCTGCGGGGGGCTTCGCTCGCTGCTGCGCTGCCGCACCGACCTCGTCATCGACGCGCCGCCCGAGGTCGACGTGACGGTCCGCACCGACACCGGCGACGTCGACCTGCGCGGCCTGAGCGGCAAGGCCGACGTGCAGACCGGCTCGGGCGACATCCGCACCCATCGCCTGAACCCGGTCACCGTGCGGGCCATGACCGACGCCGGCAACGTGTCGCTGGACCTCTTCGGCGAGCCCACCCGCACCGAGGCGCGGTCCGACGCCGGCAACGTGCGGGTGACGGTGCCCTACGGGCCCTACCGCGTCGACGCCACCACCGACGCGGGCAACGTGAAGGTCGAGGGCGTCATCCGCGACGACCTCGCGCCGCAGGCCATCGAGGCCCTCACGGCGGCGGGCGACATCACCGTCCGGGCCCGCTGA
- the dut gene encoding dUTP diphosphatase, translating to MLPSIAVDELEVRLLRDGARAPARSRPGDAGHDLACVEPVALSPGARAKVPTGVAIALPDGVCGLVVPRSGLAARHGVVPALGLIDPNFRGELCVTLMNTGEEPFAAQAGDRIAQLLLVPFWAPALTVVDELPPSPDDRGADGWGSSGR from the coding sequence ATGCTGCCCTCCATCGCCGTCGACGAGCTCGAGGTCCGGCTGCTGCGCGACGGCGCCCGCGCGCCCGCCCGCTCGCGCCCCGGCGACGCCGGCCACGACCTCGCCTGCGTCGAGCCCGTCGCCCTGTCCCCGGGCGCGCGCGCCAAGGTGCCCACGGGCGTCGCCATCGCGCTGCCCGACGGCGTGTGCGGCCTCGTCGTGCCCCGCTCCGGGCTCGCCGCGCGCCACGGCGTCGTGCCCGCCCTGGGCCTCATCGACCCCAACTTCCGCGGCGAGCTCTGCGTCACGCTGATGAACACCGGCGAGGAGCCGTTCGCCGCGCAGGCGGGCGACCGGATCGCCCAGCTCCTGCTCGTCCCGTTCTGGGCCCCGGCGCTGACCGTCGTCGACGAGCTGCCGCCGTCGCCCGACGACCGCGGCGCCGACGGGTGGGGCTCCTCCGGGCGCTGA
- a CDS encoding DUF429 domain-containing protein, whose product MRYCGIDVSAKPANQQLVTLHERRGADAQELVATFYEPGDVDAVARTVLGFGGEAVAAIDAPSGPRLDLLAAGLPLRMELGLPHGRYERMRVCDALLFRRRLPLYPVPSADQALSRWETWMAVGFELFAALDGLELFRPPAAGVHEAPVGDGALRLGRLCETYPDAVFCTLLGHRPSPKRTPWGLQQRIAALRLRGVVDDDGGLWHRTLDELDACAAAYAAYALAAGQGCWVGDAREGVIVLPTLGLAERYDRLPPPARSALSAPRRPPPSTR is encoded by the coding sequence ATGCGCTACTGCGGCATCGACGTCTCGGCCAAGCCCGCCAACCAGCAGCTCGTCACGCTCCACGAGCGCCGCGGCGCCGACGCCCAGGAGCTCGTCGCGACGTTCTACGAGCCCGGCGACGTCGATGCCGTCGCCCGGACCGTGCTGGGCTTCGGGGGTGAGGCCGTCGCGGCGATCGACGCGCCGTCGGGCCCGCGGCTGGACCTGCTGGCGGCCGGGCTGCCGCTGCGCATGGAGCTCGGGCTGCCGCACGGGCGCTACGAGCGCATGCGGGTGTGCGACGCGCTGCTGTTCCGCCGGCGTCTGCCGCTGTACCCGGTCCCCAGCGCCGACCAGGCGCTCTCGCGGTGGGAGACCTGGATGGCCGTCGGCTTCGAGCTCTTCGCCGCGCTCGACGGCCTCGAGCTGTTCCGCCCGCCGGCGGCCGGCGTCCACGAGGCGCCCGTCGGCGACGGCGCCCTGCGGTTGGGGCGCCTGTGCGAGACCTACCCCGACGCGGTCTTCTGCACGCTGCTGGGCCACCGGCCGTCCCCGAAGCGCACGCCGTGGGGCCTGCAGCAGCGCATCGCGGCGCTGCGCCTGCGCGGTGTCGTCGACGACGACGGTGGCCTCTGGCACCGCACGCTCGACGAGCTCGACGCCTGCGCCGCCGCCTACGCGGCCTATGCCCTGGCCGCCGGGCAGGGCTGCTGGGTGGGTGACGCGCGGGAGGGCGTCATCGTGCTGCCGACCCTCGGCCTGGCCGAGCGCTACGACCGGCTGCCGCCGCCGGCGCGCTCGGCGCTCAGCGCGCCTCGACGACCACCGCCGTCGACGCGATGA
- the miaA gene encoding tRNA (adenosine(37)-N6)-dimethylallyltransferase MiaA has translation MPVLALFGPTGIGKTALALEVADRLRARGERPVAVSADALQVYRGLETLTGVASPAEQERLEHRLVAFVDVRETFSVARYAALAHAEIDALLDAGATPIVVGGTGLYLRAALAELELRPPPAPGVRERLMADAAARGTEVLHAELAARAPAAAAGIDPRDRHRVVRALELEAQGALASPPEDNRLWTADTRRPTRLVALTMQRAELHARIDARVEAMVAAGAAREVAAADAAGASPTARKALGFDELLAGDVEAMKTRTRRYARRQLTWLRKLPGVEHVDLTGRRAADVAAELVG, from the coding sequence GTGCCCGTGCTCGCCCTCTTCGGCCCCACCGGGATCGGCAAGACCGCCCTGGCCCTGGAGGTCGCCGACCGCCTGCGGGCCCGCGGCGAGCGCCCCGTCGCCGTCTCGGCCGACGCGCTGCAGGTCTACCGCGGCCTGGAGACGCTGACCGGTGTCGCCTCGCCGGCCGAGCAGGAGCGCCTGGAGCACCGCCTCGTCGCGTTCGTCGACGTGCGGGAGACGTTCTCGGTCGCCCGCTACGCCGCGCTGGCCCACGCCGAGATCGACGCGCTGCTGGACGCGGGCGCCACCCCGATCGTCGTCGGCGGCACCGGGCTGTACCTGCGCGCCGCACTGGCCGAGCTCGAGCTGCGCCCGCCGCCGGCGCCCGGCGTGCGCGAGCGGCTCATGGCCGACGCCGCCGCGCGCGGCACCGAGGTGCTGCACGCCGAGCTGGCGGCCCGCGCGCCGGCCGCGGCGGCCGGCATCGACCCTCGCGACCGCCACCGGGTCGTCCGCGCCCTGGAGCTCGAGGCCCAGGGCGCGCTGGCCTCGCCGCCGGAGGACAACCGCCTGTGGACCGCCGACACGCGCCGCCCGACGCGCCTGGTCGCGCTGACGATGCAGCGGGCCGAGCTGCACGCGCGCATCGACGCTCGCGTGGAGGCCATGGTCGCGGCGGGCGCCGCCCGCGAGGTGGCAGCCGCCGACGCGGCCGGCGCATCGCCCACCGCCCGCAAGGCGCTGGGCTTCGACGAGCTGCTGGCGGGCGACGTCGAGGCGATGAAGACGCGCACCCGCCGCTACGCCCGCCGCCAGCTGACGTGGCTGCGCAAGCTGCCCGGCGTCGAGCACGTCGACCTGACCGGGCGCCGCGCCGCCGACGTGGCCGCCGAGCTGGTCGGATAG
- the dapD gene encoding 2,3,4,5-tetrahydropyridine-2,6-dicarboxylate N-succinyltransferase: MSEQQQITGGAWAVGLATATPDGRILDAYYVAPRLGTGGAPDGATAGTHPLHITRATDLGGGAFAAAARPDALRDVTVTAVLTVVEDLQAAPADVHDAYLRLHLLSHRLVAPNTINLTGVFAVLPNVAWTNRGPVDLEALDAVRLRARALDRPLSVTSVDKFPRMTDYVVPAGVRIADADRVRLGAHLAAGTTVMHEGFVNYNAGTLGASMVEGRISQGVVVGDGTDIGGGASIMGTLSGGGTETITIGERCLIGAEGGLGISLGDDCVIEAGLYVTAGTRVTTPDGEVVKAQELSGAPNLLYRRNSMTGTVEVLPRTGGWGGLNAALHAND, from the coding sequence ATGAGCGAGCAGCAGCAGATCACGGGCGGCGCCTGGGCCGTCGGCCTGGCCACCGCGACCCCGGACGGGCGCATCCTGGACGCCTACTACGTGGCGCCGCGCCTGGGCACCGGCGGCGCGCCCGACGGCGCGACGGCCGGCACGCACCCGCTGCACATCACCCGCGCGACCGACCTGGGCGGCGGCGCCTTCGCCGCGGCCGCCCGCCCCGACGCGCTGCGCGACGTCACGGTCACCGCGGTGCTCACGGTCGTCGAGGACCTGCAGGCCGCGCCGGCCGACGTCCACGACGCCTACCTGCGGCTGCACCTGCTCAGCCACCGGCTCGTCGCGCCCAACACCATCAACCTGACCGGCGTCTTCGCGGTGCTGCCCAACGTCGCCTGGACCAACCGCGGCCCCGTGGACCTCGAGGCGCTCGACGCGGTGCGGCTGCGCGCCCGGGCGCTGGACCGGCCGCTGTCGGTCACCTCCGTGGACAAGTTCCCGCGGATGACCGACTACGTCGTGCCCGCCGGCGTGCGGATCGCCGACGCCGACCGCGTGCGCCTCGGCGCCCACCTCGCCGCCGGCACGACCGTCATGCACGAGGGGTTCGTCAACTACAACGCGGGGACGCTCGGCGCCTCGATGGTCGAGGGCCGCATCAGCCAGGGCGTGGTCGTCGGCGACGGCACCGACATCGGCGGCGGCGCGTCGATCATGGGCACGCTGTCGGGCGGGGGCACGGAGACGATCACCATCGGCGAGCGCTGCCTCATCGGCGCCGAGGGCGGCCTGGGCATCTCGCTCGGCGACGACTGCGTCATCGAGGCCGGTCTCTACGTCACCGCGGGCACGCGCGTGACCACCCCCGACGGCGAGGTCGTCAAGGCCCAGGAGCTGTCGGGTGCGCCGAACCTGCTCTACCGCCGCAACAGCATGACCGGCACGGTCGAGGTGCTGCCGCGCACAGGCGGCTGGGGCGGGCTGAACGCCGCGCTGCACGCCAACGACTGA
- a CDS encoding glycine betaine ABC transporter substrate-binding protein, protein MKDAIDYLLHARESVGGGVQIGGSHLLPLLWTHLRVTFEAILIACLVTLPLATWLGHKGRAQLAASTAANVGRAVPSFAVLVFFSTYLGLNVGNLVFAMVLLAIPPIFTNTYVGIRQVDRDVVDAARGMGLTERQLATKVELPLSLPLVFGGIRTSVVNVLATATLGPYVGVDTLGVPIVNANVHGDAGRLGTAILIALLAIAAELIFAALQRAVTPRGLKLSQQPTPTRRNRHMRSRSVLAAVATVVLAFGLAACGSSDNSSSNDSGSGTSTPATTTSTDNGKLIQSNPENGSKPTITIGSKNFTEEFILGEIYAQALQAAGYKVKKQLNLGSEQIALKALKAGRVDAYPEYTGTVLTSFCKVKDKAVPHDETAAYDQAKACMAKEGITALPHTPFTDSNGFAVTQATAQKLGGITKLSDLKAKASTLTVSGPPECQQRTDCLLGLESVYGLKFKKFLSIDLAKRHEVIKNGQSDVGEVFTTDGQIKADNLVLLQDDKQLFPPYNVTLLASTKVADAAGPDFAKVVSSVNEGLTTPVMQELNSRVDLDKQTPAAVAGEYLKEAGYLK, encoded by the coding sequence GTGAAGGACGCGATCGACTACCTGCTGCACGCCCGCGAGTCCGTCGGCGGCGGGGTGCAGATCGGCGGCAGCCACCTGCTCCCGCTCCTGTGGACGCACCTGCGCGTCACGTTCGAGGCGATCCTCATCGCCTGCCTGGTCACGCTGCCGCTGGCGACGTGGCTGGGGCACAAGGGCCGTGCCCAGCTCGCCGCGAGCACGGCGGCCAACGTCGGCCGCGCCGTCCCGAGCTTCGCGGTGCTCGTCTTCTTCAGCACCTACCTCGGGCTCAACGTCGGCAACCTCGTCTTCGCCATGGTGCTCCTGGCGATCCCGCCCATCTTCACGAACACCTACGTCGGCATCCGCCAGGTCGACCGCGACGTCGTCGACGCCGCCCGCGGCATGGGCCTGACCGAGCGCCAGCTGGCCACGAAGGTCGAGCTGCCGCTCTCGCTGCCGCTCGTCTTCGGCGGCATCCGCACGTCGGTGGTCAACGTGCTGGCCACCGCCACGCTCGGCCCCTACGTCGGCGTGGACACGCTCGGCGTGCCGATCGTCAACGCCAACGTCCACGGCGACGCCGGCCGGCTGGGCACCGCGATCCTCATCGCGCTGCTGGCCATCGCCGCCGAGCTCATCTTCGCCGCCCTGCAGCGTGCCGTCACGCCGCGCGGCCTGAAGCTCTCCCAGCAGCCCACCCCCACGAGGAGGAACCGGCACATGCGATCCCGCAGTGTGCTCGCAGCGGTCGCGACGGTGGTCCTGGCCTTCGGCCTGGCCGCCTGCGGCAGCAGCGACAACAGCAGCAGCAACGACAGCGGGTCCGGCACCAGCACGCCGGCCACCACGACGTCCACCGACAACGGCAAGCTCATCCAGAGCAACCCCGAGAACGGCTCCAAGCCGACCATCACGATCGGCTCCAAGAACTTCACGGAGGAGTTCATCCTCGGCGAGATCTACGCTCAGGCGCTCCAGGCCGCGGGCTACAAGGTCAAGAAGCAGCTCAACCTGGGCTCGGAGCAGATCGCGCTCAAGGCGCTGAAGGCCGGCCGCGTCGACGCCTACCCCGAGTACACCGGCACCGTCCTCACCAGCTTCTGCAAGGTCAAGGACAAGGCCGTCCCTCACGACGAGACCGCGGCCTACGACCAGGCCAAGGCGTGCATGGCCAAGGAGGGCATCACCGCGCTGCCCCACACGCCGTTCACCGACTCCAACGGCTTCGCCGTGACCCAGGCGACCGCCCAGAAGCTCGGCGGGATCACGAAGCTCTCCGACCTCAAGGCCAAGGCCTCGACGCTGACGGTCTCCGGCCCGCCGGAGTGCCAGCAGCGCACGGACTGCCTGCTGGGCCTGGAGAGCGTCTACGGGCTGAAGTTCAAGAAGTTCCTGTCCATCGACCTGGCCAAGCGCCACGAGGTGATCAAGAACGGCCAGTCCGACGTGGGCGAGGTCTTCACGACCGATGGTCAGATCAAGGCCGACAACCTGGTCCTCCTCCAGGACGACAAGCAGCTCTTCCCCCCCTACAACGTGACGCTGCTGGCCTCGACGAAGGTCGCCGACGCGGCGGGGCCGGACTTCGCCAAGGTCGTCTCCTCGGTCAACGAGGGCCTGACGACGCCGGTCATGCAGGAGCTCAACTCCCGCGTGGACCTCGACAAGCAGACCCCGGCCGCGGTGGCCGGCGAATACCTCAAGGAGGCGGGCTACCTCAAGTAG
- the dapE gene encoding succinyl-diaminopimelate desuccinylase translates to MTDGLADRLADRVLELVDVPSESREEAALAARVLAMLGDRGRDAGDTCVLAGVTERRDRPLVLLAGHLDTVPAQGNLPGARDDGWVTGLGAADMKAALGVMIELALDPPPAATVDVGYVFFGREELPFGDSALTPLLDREPGLRTADLVVVMEPTDNALHAGCVGNINATWTFRGTAGHSARPWLADNAIHRAAAGIAELAVLEPVDHVFAGLTFREVVSVVTVSGGVARNVVPDTCVAEINMRYAPGTSAADAEARLRALCEPHGELVIDGNAPSGAVPEANPLVDRLVAAGDLETAPKQAWTPVAEFAAAGVDAVNFGPGAPRFAHRRDERVAEASLVRSHAILQRFLCA, encoded by the coding sequence ATGACCGACGGCCTCGCCGACCGCCTCGCCGACCGTGTCCTGGAGCTCGTCGACGTGCCGTCGGAGTCCCGCGAGGAGGCCGCGCTGGCCGCCCGCGTGCTCGCCATGCTGGGCGACCGGGGGCGCGACGCGGGAGACACGTGCGTCCTGGCGGGCGTCACCGAGCGCCGCGACCGGCCGCTGGTCCTCCTGGCCGGCCATCTCGACACGGTCCCCGCCCAGGGCAACCTGCCCGGGGCCCGCGACGACGGCTGGGTCACCGGCCTGGGCGCCGCCGACATGAAGGCCGCGCTGGGCGTGATGATCGAGCTGGCGCTGGACCCGCCGCCCGCCGCGACCGTCGACGTCGGCTACGTGTTCTTCGGCCGCGAGGAGCTGCCGTTCGGCGACAGCGCGCTGACGCCGCTGCTGGACCGCGAGCCCGGCCTGCGCACCGCCGACCTCGTCGTGGTCATGGAGCCCACCGACAACGCGCTGCACGCCGGCTGCGTCGGCAACATCAACGCCACGTGGACGTTCCGGGGCACCGCGGGCCACAGCGCACGCCCGTGGCTGGCCGACAACGCCATCCACCGGGCCGCCGCCGGCATCGCCGAGCTCGCCGTGCTCGAGCCGGTCGACCACGTCTTCGCCGGGCTGACGTTCCGCGAGGTCGTCTCCGTCGTGACCGTCTCCGGCGGCGTGGCCCGCAACGTCGTGCCCGACACCTGCGTGGCGGAGATCAACATGCGCTACGCGCCGGGCACGTCGGCGGCCGATGCCGAGGCGCGGCTGCGCGCGCTCTGCGAGCCCCACGGCGAGCTGGTCATCGACGGCAACGCGCCCTCCGGCGCGGTCCCCGAGGCCAACCCGCTGGTCGACCGCCTCGTGGCCGCCGGCGACCTGGAGACCGCCCCCAAGCAGGCGTGGACGCCCGTGGCCGAGTTCGCCGCCGCCGGCGTGGACGCGGTGAACTTCGGCCCCGGCGCGCCGCGCTTCGCCCACCGCCGTGACGAGCGCGTGGCCGAGGCCTCGCTCGTGCGCTCCCACGCGATCCTGCAGCGGTTCCTGTGCGCCTGA
- the dapF gene encoding diaminopimelate epimerase translates to MRFEKWQALGNDYIILERAQLPFALTAARVRRLCDAHLGIGSDGVLELSEADADGFVARLRIFNPDGSEAELSGNGAREAVMYLRRRGWTDRAQFSIQTAAGEIRPTIHDDRTCALAMGRARLQSADFPSGGADGTGTLEATGQTWHFQHVQVGNPQCAIHVPDGDALQALDLPRIGPGIERHPLFPNRTNVSFFRAEAADRIRARIFERGVGETSASGTGACGAAIAHVLRGGDSPVTVRLDGGELAVDVDESLLFTLTGWAVPVYTGELAPELLADLAGDEPA, encoded by the coding sequence ATGCGCTTCGAGAAGTGGCAGGCCCTCGGCAACGACTACATCATCCTCGAGCGGGCGCAGCTGCCGTTCGCGCTGACGGCGGCGCGCGTGCGGCGCCTGTGCGACGCGCACCTGGGCATCGGCTCCGACGGCGTGCTCGAGCTGTCGGAGGCCGACGCGGACGGCTTCGTCGCCCGGCTGCGGATCTTCAACCCGGACGGCTCGGAGGCCGAGCTCTCGGGCAACGGCGCCCGCGAGGCCGTCATGTACCTTCGCCGCCGCGGCTGGACCGACCGCGCCCAGTTCTCCATCCAGACCGCGGCGGGCGAGATCCGCCCGACGATCCACGACGACCGAACCTGCGCGCTGGCGATGGGGCGCGCGCGCCTGCAGTCCGCCGACTTCCCGTCCGGCGGCGCCGACGGCACCGGGACGCTGGAGGCCACGGGCCAGACGTGGCACTTCCAGCACGTGCAGGTCGGCAACCCGCAGTGCGCGATCCACGTGCCCGACGGCGACGCGCTGCAGGCGCTGGACCTGCCGCGGATCGGCCCCGGGATCGAGCGCCACCCGCTGTTCCCCAACCGCACCAACGTGTCGTTCTTCCGCGCCGAGGCCGCCGACCGCATCCGGGCGCGCATCTTCGAGCGCGGGGTGGGGGAGACCAGCGCCTCGGGCACCGGCGCGTGCGGCGCCGCGATCGCCCACGTGCTGCGCGGCGGCGACAGCCCGGTGACCGTGCGGCTCGACGGCGGCGAGCTCGCCGTCGACGTCGACGAGAGCCTCCTGTTCACGCTCACCGGCTGGGCGGTGCCGGTCTACACGGGCGAACTCGCGCCCGAGCTGCTGGCCGACCTGGCCGGCGACGAGCCGGCCTGA
- a CDS encoding pyridoxal phosphate-dependent aminotransferase, whose translation MLADLGTYPFVRLDEARAGALARGIELIDFGMGEPREVTPEFIRRALAAAIEPVSTYPKAVGMPELRAAIARWIERRFGVVLDPDREVVPTLGSKEAIFHLAQVAGGDAVAVTTPGYPVAARGARFAGMDVLELALDPARGHLPDLGALDPARLDRLAVLWLNYPNNPTGATIGLDDLERAAALARRHDFVLACDEAYSELWFEGPPPASALQLADRTNVVVLNTLSKRSSMPGYRSGFMAGDPELIAALRRYRPNVGVAPQDFVQRASIAAWDDDAHVEEVRERYRAKRDALLPALQAAGFTSVGGPASFFLWLRTPGGEDEEACAMRLLESGIVCAPGSFFGAGGAGHVRFALVPTPEACARAAARLG comes from the coding sequence GTGCTCGCGGACCTGGGGACCTACCCCTTCGTCCGCCTCGACGAGGCCCGCGCCGGCGCCCTGGCCCGCGGGATCGAGCTCATCGACTTCGGGATGGGCGAGCCGCGCGAGGTCACGCCGGAGTTCATCCGCCGTGCGCTGGCCGCGGCGATCGAGCCGGTCTCGACCTACCCGAAGGCCGTCGGGATGCCCGAGCTGCGGGCGGCCATCGCACGCTGGATCGAGCGCCGCTTCGGCGTCGTCCTGGACCCCGACCGCGAGGTCGTGCCGACGCTGGGGTCCAAGGAGGCGATCTTCCACCTCGCCCAGGTCGCGGGCGGCGACGCCGTGGCCGTCACGACCCCGGGCTACCCCGTCGCCGCGCGGGGCGCGCGCTTCGCGGGGATGGACGTCCTGGAGCTCGCGCTGGACCCGGCGCGCGGCCACCTGCCCGACCTGGGCGCGTTGGACCCGGCTCGCCTGGACCGCCTCGCCGTCCTCTGGCTCAACTACCCCAACAACCCCACCGGCGCGACGATCGGCCTCGACGACCTCGAGCGCGCCGCGGCGCTGGCGCGCCGCCACGACTTCGTCCTGGCCTGCGACGAGGCCTACTCCGAGCTGTGGTTCGAGGGCCCGCCGCCCGCCTCGGCGCTGCAGCTCGCCGACCGCACGAACGTCGTGGTGCTCAACACGCTGTCCAAGCGCTCGTCCATGCCGGGCTACCGCTCGGGCTTCATGGCCGGTGACCCCGAGCTCATCGCCGCGCTGCGCCGCTACCGCCCCAACGTCGGCGTCGCACCCCAGGACTTCGTGCAGCGGGCGTCGATCGCCGCCTGGGACGACGACGCCCACGTCGAGGAGGTGCGCGAGCGCTACCGGGCCAAGCGCGACGCGCTGCTGCCCGCGCTGCAGGCCGCGGGCTTCACGAGCGTCGGGGGCCCCGCGTCCTTCTTCCTGTGGCTGCGCACGCCGGGCGGCGAGGACGAGGAGGCGTGCGCGATGCGGCTGCTGGAGTCGGGCATCGTCTGCGCCCCGGGCTCGTTCTTCGGCGCCGGGGGCGCCGGGCACGTGCGCTTCGCGCTCGTCCCCACGCCCGAGGCCTGCGCGCGCGCCGCGGCGCGGCTGGGCTGA
- the hflX gene encoding GTPase HflX: protein MQRSRNGRTAPNRVGTAPQQQARAKQRAYCIAALEDGDDLSELQELLRTAGVAVVGQAVQHRDRPHPNTYLGPGKLLEVKEAALAADANVVAVDDELSPRQERNLEKELGIPVVDRTTVILDIFAGHANTAEGKLQVELAQLEYNLARMRGLWTHLERLGGGIGTRGPGESQIETDRRLARDRISALKRRLEHVKGTRAVQRAERERAHLPQVALAGYTNAGKSTLLNALTGSEVGVRDRLFHTLDPTTRQLQIDGRPYLMTDTVGFIRKLPHQLVDAFGATLEETTRADLILHVLDASAPEEEGLAMLRSVEDTLEEIGAGERPRLLVLNKIDALDEAGRAALPHRHPRGIPVSAKTGEGLEALRDAIELAFARTLTSVELLLPYSEGGRLAELHEVAGDLHREDTAEGVRVVARLPAAVAERFARFAVDGRPLAS, encoded by the coding sequence ATGCAACGCAGTCGCAACGGGCGCACGGCGCCGAATCGGGTGGGGACCGCTCCGCAGCAGCAGGCGCGCGCCAAGCAGCGCGCGTACTGCATCGCGGCGCTCGAGGACGGTGACGACCTCTCCGAGCTGCAGGAGCTCCTGCGCACCGCCGGGGTGGCCGTCGTCGGCCAGGCCGTCCAGCACCGCGACCGCCCGCACCCGAACACCTACCTCGGGCCGGGCAAGCTCCTGGAGGTCAAGGAGGCCGCCCTGGCCGCCGACGCCAACGTCGTCGCCGTCGACGACGAGCTGAGCCCCCGCCAGGAGCGCAACCTGGAGAAGGAGCTCGGGATCCCCGTCGTGGACCGCACGACGGTCATCCTCGACATCTTCGCCGGGCACGCCAACACGGCCGAGGGCAAGCTGCAGGTCGAGCTGGCCCAGCTCGAGTACAACCTGGCGCGCATGCGCGGCCTGTGGACGCACCTCGAGCGCCTGGGCGGCGGCATCGGCACCCGCGGACCCGGCGAGTCGCAGATCGAGACCGACCGCCGCCTGGCGCGCGACCGCATCTCCGCCCTCAAGCGGCGCCTGGAGCACGTCAAGGGCACGCGCGCCGTCCAGCGCGCCGAGCGCGAGCGGGCCCACCTGCCCCAGGTGGCGCTGGCCGGCTACACCAACGCGGGCAAGTCGACGCTGCTCAACGCGCTGACCGGCAGCGAGGTCGGCGTGCGCGACCGCCTGTTCCACACGCTGGACCCCACGACGCGCCAGCTGCAGATCGACGGGCGCCCGTACCTCATGACCGACACGGTCGGGTTCATCCGCAAGCTGCCCCACCAGCTCGTGGACGCCTTCGGCGCCACGCTGGAGGAGACCACGCGGGCCGACCTCATCCTGCACGTGCTCGACGCCTCGGCCCCCGAGGAGGAGGGCCTGGCGATGCTGCGCTCCGTCGAGGACACCCTGGAGGAGATCGGCGCCGGCGAGCGGCCGCGGCTGCTCGTGCTCAACAAGATCGACGCGCTCGACGAGGCCGGGCGGGCCGCCCTGCCGCACCGCCACCCGCGCGGGATCCCGGTCAGCGCCAAGACGGGCGAGGGGCTGGAGGCGCTGCGCGACGCGATCGAGCTGGCGTTCGCGCGGACCCTGACCTCCGTCGAGCTGCTGCTGCCCTACTCCGAGGGCGGCCGCCTGGCCGAGCTGCACGAGGTCGCCGGCGACCTGCACCGCGAGGACACCGCCGAGGGCGTCCGCGTCGTGGCCCGGCTGCCCGCCGCGGTCGCCGAGCGCTTCGCGCGCTTCGCGGTCGACGGCCGGCCGCTGGCGTCCTGA
- a CDS encoding TOBE domain-containing protein: MTDDPRPDDWIRIGAAASALGVSVDTLRRWERDGRVRFQRRGRQRYLPAATLAELMRDRHRDHAASGHTRLAGVVLSVQRDGVMAQVELACGPYRVTSLMAGAATDDLGLKPGDPAVAVIASTAVVVEAR; encoded by the coding sequence GTGACCGACGACCCACGCCCCGACGACTGGATCCGCATCGGCGCGGCCGCGTCGGCGCTGGGGGTCAGCGTCGACACGCTGCGCCGCTGGGAGCGCGACGGCCGCGTCCGGTTCCAGCGCCGCGGGCGCCAGCGCTACCTGCCCGCCGCCACGCTGGCCGAGCTCATGCGCGACCGCCACCGCGACCACGCCGCCTCAGGCCACACCCGGCTGGCCGGCGTGGTCCTCAGCGTGCAGCGTGACGGCGTCATGGCCCAGGTCGAGCTGGCCTGCGGGCCCTACCGGGTCACGTCGCTCATGGCCGGCGCGGCCACCGACGACCTCGGCCTCAAGCCCGGCGACCCGGCCGTCGCGGTCATCGCGTCGACGGCGGTGGTCGTCGAGGCGCGCTGA